The Delphinus delphis chromosome 2, mDelDel1.2, whole genome shotgun sequence genome segment TCTTCGGAttcctgggggcggggagggcccgGGCGCGGGGCGAGGGTCGTGGCCTAGgtggggcgggcgggcggcggccgGGGGCGCGGGAGGGTCCGCCGAGCTTTGCCCCCACCCTGCTCGCCGCCTTTGCCCTCCCCTTGCTAATTTTATTCCCACGCGCGCTCTCAGATTGGTACGTGCTGTAAAGCCCTTGCTGGACGCTTTCGGTGGGGGTCTTGAGGGCCTGTAGTAAAACCCTTAGGGGGAGATTAAGGAGGTGGGAAAACTCTTGAACACGGTTTCTCGCGGTAAAAAGCTTTTACACGCGATCCGTTAGTTTTGAAGCGTCTGCATTTGAGCTGTGAGGCAATTATGTTGTAGCCGTGGGCGGTTTGGAGttcacacttgattctctttccttaTGAGGAAAGGGCCCTGGTTAGGatgactttaaagaaaaaaatagtagaagCATTAACTGAAATCCGAAAGTGTTTTTTTAAGGCCTGCCGGGTTGACACAATACAGAAGGTATTTTTGCTGCGGCTCCTGAAGCTCTGACATCACCCAGTGAAATAGGAAACATTTCAGGGATGGGACAGCCAGTATTTGTCCCTTTCCCTCTGCCTGCCAATTACTTCACACTCCaaacccctttttaaaaaaggatgaatGGGGCAGGATGAGTTAGAATCCTTAGGTGCATCATATACTGATACTTAAAATGTGGCAAATCTGATTGGACTATTTGCATGGTATGATGCAACTTTTGATATCCAGACTAAAGTTAATCCTCTCTAGGCACCTAAACAGTAATTTTGGCTAAAACCAGAATACTTGTTCTAAATTactgttctttctttattttcaggcTTCTGGAGTTACAGTGAATGATGAAGTCATCAAAGTTTTTAATGATATGAAAGTAAGGAAATCTTCTACACAGGAGGagatcaaaaaaagaaagaaagcagttcTCTTCTGTTTAAGCGATGACAAAAGACAAATAATTGTAGAGGAAGCAAAGCAGATCTTGGTGGGTGACATTGGTGATACTGTAGAGGACCCCTACACATCTTTTGTGAAGTTGCTACCTCTGAATGATTGCCGATATGCTTTGTACGATGCCACATACGAAACAAAAGAGTCTAAGAAAGAAGACCTAGTATTTATATTCTGGTgtgtaaaaacaaaagaaaaaagtacttttaaaatgcaAGGATTATTATTAACATAGTcagttttgcctttctttttcttttaaataggattcaacaattttttttccccctgtaggGCTCCTGAAAGTGCACCTTTAAAAAGCAAGATGATTTATGCTAGCTCTAAAGatgccattaaaaagaaatttacaggtaCAAACACTGAATATTTTGTGCAGAAGAATTGCCCTCTCTTACTTATAATAAAGTAACAggataatgttttttctttttaggtattAAACATGAGTGGCAAGTAAATGGCTTGGATGATATAAAGGACCGTTCAACACTTGGAGAGAAATTGGGAGGCAACGTAGTAGTTTCACTTGAAGGAAAACCCTTATAAAATGACAGTCAAGTGCCATCTGGATCTTAAGGAGCTTCCATTTCTCCAGCTCAGTCAATTGGAATAGTattaggttttggtttttttttttcttcctcttcccactgGGTCCTTCCAACACAATGAATGAAGGAAATATCATTCATGTAAGCAGCCTATCAGTGATTGCCATTAGACTGTTTAATACTGTTACTTTTATGTAGAACCCAAGGAATGCCTTCCCACCATATTTTAGCCAAAACAACTGGTTATATGCCTCCCTTGCAGCAAGCACTACAATGAATGTGAATGTCAATGTGAATAGCTTAGAACACTACAAAGGGTTAAGCTAATTGAATGCCTTGAAAGTATTATCCACTGGTGAGATGGTGGACTTTATTCAGTATTATTTATAGTTGCACTTGATTGCAGTTCTGTGAGGCTTGAGCATTCATACACCTCACCTGCCTTGGCAAGCCTATTTTTTGTGACATGGCAGCACAGATATAATACTATGCATTGAAAGCACTTTTTTTGTAATGAGTTTAATCCCCCACCCCAAAAGGAATGCCAATTAAGTTAACTGTGTCATCAACTTATCCTAGTACCTCAGTGTTCATTCCTGTTACCTGCGTATCTTCTTAAAAGAAATAGCTGTTATTAAtgcctttttgttttccattgagTGTACACTACTGAATAAGTGTAGGAGTTTTATGTTTACCATGTTAAGTCTTGCGACACTAAAGATATTTTGAATATCAGTCATGATGGCAATTTCTGTATAAAAGAGCCTTAAATGGAACATTGTTTTTGAGATCAAACCCCACCCTCACAAAAATGGCCACGTTGCAATAAAAATTGTGGCATATTACAGAACGTTGCCTTGTTTTCCTTGGACATTTTGCAAAATACCATGTGAAGCAACTCCTAGGGTAAACAGCTATTATTAATCTCTGCACTGgtcatttaagaatttttttgtaCAACATTCTTGCGTgatattttccagtttgttgtgtttatttggtttaaaaaatattctatccTAAAGCCAACTAATACAAAATATTAACGTTATAGAGGTGTACTTTTAtaagctttatttatttccttatgtgTTAATATGATCAGGAATTATTTTTTTGCACTTTGACATAAATACTCTTCGATATCTGATTTGTTCTCTGGATAAATTAgggtagttattttttaattcacgTTTACACTTCTAATTAGTTGACTAGTAGTAGAAGAAGCAGGAAGCTCTTATTGCACATTTGgtcataatgaaaataatttgtaaaatgtcCTTCAAAAGTTTAATAATACTTCTCATGTTTAGGAACTTTCAGCTactatttcttaatatatttcacaaatttgaaaaaaaattgttacagcAGTCTTAAACATTAGTAGTGGGATTTGGCTGTGGTCCAGGCAGCTCTCCTTATAGAGAATTTGATCTGTTCAGTGTGAGCAGTTTGCTGTTAGCCAGAGCTATTTATGGCAAACACATGCTTTTGTATCTTGTCATAGTTATCCACAAATGGCAAAACTGGACTTGATTCTACTGGTATGCAAAACAGGCATGCTAGTAAGTAGTGGATTGTAGCTTAGAACTTAAACCCATAGCTCTGAAGAATGCTCTTATtagaaaacaggaaatgaaaaatcCCCCTTGTTTTAATATGTGGAAGTAATGTGAgtttagttaaatttttttccatattttcaacAGGTTTTCAGATGGAAACAAAAATAGGAGTTAAATGTCCAGGTTTCTGTTTAAAATTGTATGAATGGCTTAGGATCTTTTGCACTGAGCAATTTTATTTCAGGCTTCCAGCTGTCCCTGTGAATTATCCTGGACATTTTGATGGCTTTTTGGTAAGGCCAAACTCATAAGCAAAGCGTGAGAGTACTGACATATATATTCTAAACCATATGTGTAACGAATACTTGTATcatgaaatttttcattattttcctcattcttctAAAAAGTAAGGGATTCTAAATTTAAAGTTGTGCAGTATCTTTTGTTTTCATAGTGATTTCTCAACTTTCTTATATGCCtctttaattatataataatttcagAGGTTAAATATTGCTTTAAACTGTGGTACTTTGATTTGTTAGATTGACAGAACTGATACTAATATTAAGTTCATCTTTGAAATACATCTTTGTGCATAAAgccaaaaataatgataattaatgATTCATGTGTTGAGACTAATTAGGTATTTGAAATGATCATTTTACTTCAcaatcatttaaataaaacagtGTTCCAGTTAGCTTTAAAAGGTATACGGTGCTAATTAGTAAAATAttgaggaaaatattttactgCTAGCTTGCAAAATtataagtgtttaaaaaataaagtatatgaaaatatgtaaAGCTGTTGAGATGTGTTTACTTTGGgacactaaaatttttttttaactaatactGCAGATCAGGGAGGCACTATTATCTTTAGTCTGTTTTTTAGGATTTTTGGTTGACATACTTTCTCATTTAGAGATATCAATATTCTTTGAAAACTGAGTGTTGTAGCAATTAATTTTGACATTTTCAGACAAATGGAAACAGTTGGCATTTGTCCCAAACTGGCTATCAGCTGTTGTTTTCCATCATTATCTAAATGTGGCCAACGTTGTGTGTATTTAATGTGCCTTTTTAGTAGGTTGGAAGAAAAGCCTCTTAGTAGGTTTGAATTTCTCTGATACAGATTCTTTGTAACAGCTAATTTATGGAATCTAGCAAATGAGCtctgggagaaaatttttttaagtgtttcctTGGTAAGGAATAATCTCAGCAATGGTAAATCATAGAGGGGTTGGGACACTTCATTAGGTTTGCCACTCTGAAAAAATAATCTGGTTCAATTCTTCATTGGTCCTGTTTTTGCTTGCAAATTTAATAATAGTTTGAGATCCCAAACAAACATGAATATTCATTTCTCTATGAACATTAAAGCTACTAGAGATGTGCTGGCAGGCTCCAATGGATATTGCTTTTGAGACACCGTGAGTTTataaatgttctgtgtcttgTCTCAGCCAATAAATAGGTCTGAGGCTTTTCTTTTGCTCTAGAGCATCCAAATAATTGCTTTCTTTCCATGTAGATCAGGAGTCATCCTTCCACTTCAATTTCCTGTCAGAAAGCAGTTGTGCAaattaatctctctgaacctcagttccttTATATGAGAATGATGATATCTATCTACCATACCTGGTTGCTGAGGATCAGATATGGAAATGCTTTTTGGAAGACAGGAAAGTACTATgtaaatgtaattatttaaacTTCACTCTAAGTAAATATAGTTAAGAACCACGTTAACAATAAGATTTATTGTAACTCTTTGaacctctttattttattattgtaactATTTTACTTAATCTCACAGGTTGTTTAAGGACTAATTACCTGGTAAACAGGATCTGTTTTACAGAATGAAGTATAACGTGTAGCCCCCGAGTTGTTGTCCATGGCTGCTGTTAATCTTTttagtgtaattttctttttcacatgtgACCAAAGACtatagtttttttccccaaattttgaagtaaaaaataaaagaggaaataaagaaatatcgTTTTGGAATATGTGGCATAAATTTGTGATCCAAGTTGTTGAAAATCTATGACTATATTAATTAATACTCTAGGTAATCCTTTATAGTTCTCAAGCCACTTGAAATCCGTTTGATCTCCTTAGGTCCTCTTAACAAGCTAAACCATATTTCTCTGCtgcacatgaagaaactgaagtctgGAGAAGTTAAGGGACATCCCAGCTGTTGAGTAGCAAAACAGATTGCAGTCCAGTATACTTTTCATTCTGCCTTCATATAGTAACATACAATgagttactaattttttttttttttttttttttttggtgcggtacgcgggcctctcactgttgtgggctctcccgttgcggagcacaggctccggacgcgcaggctcagcggccatggctcacgggcccggccgctccgcggcatgtgggatcttcccagaccagggttgcgaacccgcgtcccctgcattggcaggcggactctcaaccactgcgtcacgaGGGAAgcccgtagttttcttttttaaaagatggaataATCTGACTTTTTGAGCAGGACATAACTAGTATGTGTTTAAAGTAACATGTGAAGAATACTTGAAAAATAGTCttggaatttttgttttctaagaaagACCGTGCTCATAAAAATCcgaaatattgggcttccctggtggcgcagtggtttgagagtccgcttgccgatgcaggggacgcgggttcatgccccagtc includes the following:
- the CFL2 gene encoding cofilin-2 is translated as MASGVTVNDEVIKVFNDMKVRKSSTQEEIKKRKKAVLFCLSDDKRQIIVEEAKQILVGDIGDTVEDPYTSFVKLLPLNDCRYALYDATYETKESKKEDLVFIFWAPESAPLKSKMIYASSKDAIKKKFTGIKHEWQVNGLDDIKDRSTLGEKLGGNVVVSLEGKPL